One genomic segment of Rhinolophus sinicus isolate RSC01 linkage group LG11, ASM3656204v1, whole genome shotgun sequence includes these proteins:
- the RPL18 gene encoding large ribosomal subunit protein eL18 — protein MGVDIRHNKDRKVRRKEPKSQDIYLRLLVKLYRFLARRTNSTFNQVVLKRLFMSRTNRPPLSLSRMIRKMKLPGREGKTAVVVGTITDDVRIQEVPKLKVCALRVSSRARSRILKAGGKILTFDQLALDSPKGCGTVLLSGPRKGREVYRHFGKAPGTPHSHTKPYVRSKGRKFERARGRRASRGYKN, from the exons GGAGTCGACATCCGTCACAACAAAGACCGAAAGGTTCGGCGCAAGGAGCCCAAGAGCCAGGATATCTACCTAAGGCTGTTGGTCAAG CTATATAGGTTTCTGGCCAGACGAACCAACTCCACCTTCAACCAGGTGGTATTGAAGAGATTGTTCATGAGTCGCACCAACCGGCCACCGTTGTCCCTTTCTCGGATG aTCCGTAAGATGAAGCTTCCTGGTCGGGAGGGCAAAACTGCTGTGGTTGTAGGGACTATAACTGATGACGTGCGTATCCAGGAGGTCCCCAAACTGAAG GTGTGTGCACTGCGTGTGAGCAGTCGTGCCCGGAGCCGCATCCTCAAGGCTGGGGGCAAGATCCTTACCTTTGACCAGCTGGCCCTGGACTCCCCCAAGGGCTGTGGCACAGTCCTGCTCTCTG gTCCTCGCAAGGGCCGAGAGGTATACAGGCATTTCGGCAAGGCCCCTGGAACTCCGCACAGCCACACCAA ACCCTACGTGCGCTCCAAGGGCCGGAAGTTTGAGCGCGCCAGAGGCCGAAGGGCCAGCCGAGGCTACAAAAACTAA
- the SPACA4 gene encoding sperm acrosome membrane-associated protein 4: MVLGWLLLLVMALPQGTTGVKECIFCELTDSSNCPGSHMHCGDDEDCFRGQGTSPGLGPVINKGCMKSTLCGREEPVTYQGVTYSLISTCCYGHLCNKGPIPAGSWMAGATTGLALGMLLLLLH, from the coding sequence ATGGTCCTTGGCTGGCTGTTGCTTCTGGTAATGGCTTTGCCCCAGGGCACAACAGGTGTCAAGGAGTGCATCTTCTGTGAGCTGACAGACTCCTCAAACTGCCCCGGCTCCCACATGCACTGTGGCGATGACGAGGATTGCTTCAGGGGCCAAGGGACATCCCCAGGCCTCGGCCCGGTCATCAACAAAGGCTGCATGAAATCGACTTTGTGTGGCCGCGAGGAGCCTGTCACCTACCAGGGTGTAACCTACAGCCTCATCTCCACCTGCTGCTATGGCCACCTGTGTAACAAGGGCCCCATCCCTGCAGGCAGCTGGATGGCAGGGGCCACCACCGGCCTGGCACTGGgtatgctgctgctgctgctccattAG